A genomic window from Micromonospora sp. WMMA1947 includes:
- a CDS encoding PhoH family protein gives MTTRRTPAGAEQPPASTAPTRRTTRSRRGAAAEAEEPRPAGPAFVLDTSVLLSDPAAFHRFAEHEVVLPLVVISELEGKRHHPELGWFARQSLRMLDELRVRHGRLDRPVPANDQGGTLRVELNHTDDGVLPPGFRNESNDARILSVALNLAAEGREVTLVSKDMPLRVKAASVGLRADEYRHGQASDPTWTGMAELDLAEEEIGRLYAGEALDVDAAAGLPCHTGLVLHSGRGSALGRVLPDKTIRLVRGDREAFGVHGRSAEQRVALDLLLDESIGIVSLGGRAGTGKSALALCAGLEAVMERRRHKKVIVFRPLYAVGGQELGYLPGSESEKMSPWAQAVFDTLGAVVHENVLEEVTSRGLLEVLPLTHIRGRSLHDAFVIVDEAQSLERGVLLTVLSRIGQGSRVVLTHDVAQRDNLRVGRHDGVTAVIEALKGHPLFAHVTLSRSERSPIAAMVTDLLEDIPG, from the coding sequence GTGACCACTCGCCGTACCCCCGCCGGAGCCGAGCAGCCCCCGGCCTCGACCGCCCCGACCCGCCGGACCACCCGCAGCCGCCGTGGCGCCGCCGCGGAGGCCGAGGAGCCTCGACCAGCCGGACCGGCCTTCGTCCTGGACACCTCGGTTCTGCTGTCCGACCCGGCGGCGTTCCACCGCTTCGCCGAGCACGAGGTGGTGTTGCCGCTGGTGGTCATCTCCGAGCTGGAGGGCAAGCGGCACCATCCCGAGCTGGGCTGGTTCGCCCGTCAGTCGCTGCGCATGCTGGACGAGCTGCGCGTGCGCCACGGCCGGCTGGACCGTCCGGTGCCGGCCAACGACCAGGGCGGCACGCTGCGGGTGGAGCTGAACCACACCGACGACGGGGTGCTGCCGCCCGGGTTCCGCAACGAGTCCAACGACGCGCGCATCCTGTCGGTGGCGCTCAACCTGGCCGCCGAGGGGCGCGAGGTGACGCTCGTCAGCAAGGACATGCCGCTGCGGGTGAAGGCGGCCTCGGTGGGCCTGCGCGCCGACGAGTACCGGCACGGCCAGGCCAGCGACCCGACCTGGACCGGAATGGCCGAACTGGACCTGGCCGAGGAGGAGATCGGCCGGCTGTACGCGGGGGAGGCGCTCGACGTCGACGCGGCGGCGGGCCTGCCCTGCCACACCGGCCTGGTGCTGCACTCGGGACGCGGCTCGGCGCTGGGCCGGGTGCTGCCGGACAAGACGATCCGCCTGGTCCGGGGCGACCGGGAGGCGTTCGGTGTGCACGGACGCTCGGCGGAGCAGCGGGTCGCGCTCGACCTGCTGCTGGACGAGTCGATCGGCATCGTGTCGCTGGGTGGACGGGCCGGCACCGGCAAGTCCGCGCTGGCGCTCTGCGCCGGCCTGGAGGCGGTGATGGAGCGGCGCCGGCACAAGAAGGTGATCGTGTTCCGTCCCCTGTACGCGGTGGGTGGTCAGGAACTCGGCTACCTGCCCGGGTCGGAGTCGGAGAAGATGTCGCCCTGGGCGCAGGCCGTCTTCGACACGCTCGGCGCGGTGGTGCACGAGAACGTGCTGGAGGAGGTCACCTCGCGCGGGCTGCTGGAGGTGCTGCCGCTGACCCACATCCGCGGCCGGAGCCTGCACGACGCGTTCGTCATCGTGGACGAGGCGCAGTCGCTGGAGCGGGGCGTCCTGCTGACCGTGCTGTCCCGGATCGGTCAGGGGTCGCGGGTGGTGCTCACCCACGACGTGGCCCAGCGGGACAATCTGCGAGTCGGCCGGCACGACGGGGTGACGGCGGTGATCGAGGCGTTGAAGGGGCATCCCCTCTTCGCGCACGTCACGCTCAGCCGATCGGAGCGTTCTCCGATCGCCGCTATGGTCACCGATCTGCTGGAGGACATCCCCGGCTGA
- a CDS encoding isoprenyl transferase, whose amino-acid sequence MTLRKLLYSVYERRLTAKLAGKPVPAHVGVMCDGNRRWAREMGFVDPNDGHRMGAERIKELLRWCDAAGVGHVTLWLLSTDNLSRPAAELDPLLQIIEDLTTELAEEGNPWRLRMVGALDVLPAQHAAALKAAEERTRDRDGGAQVNIAVGYGGRREIADAVRSLLVEHAASGGTIEELATSLDVDHISEHLYTKGLPDPDLIIRTSGEQRLSGFMLWQSAHSEFYFCELNWPDFRKVDFLRALRSYATRQRRFGT is encoded by the coding sequence ATGACTCTGCGGAAACTCCTCTACTCCGTGTACGAGCGCCGGCTGACGGCGAAGCTCGCGGGCAAGCCCGTACCCGCACACGTCGGCGTGATGTGCGACGGCAACCGCAGATGGGCCCGGGAGATGGGCTTCGTCGACCCGAACGACGGCCACCGGATGGGCGCCGAACGGATCAAGGAGCTGCTCCGCTGGTGCGACGCGGCCGGCGTCGGGCACGTCACGCTCTGGCTGCTCTCCACCGACAACCTCTCCCGCCCGGCCGCCGAGCTGGACCCGCTGCTTCAGATCATCGAGGACCTCACCACCGAGCTGGCCGAGGAGGGCAACCCCTGGCGGCTGCGGATGGTCGGTGCGCTCGACGTACTGCCGGCGCAGCACGCCGCCGCGCTCAAGGCCGCCGAGGAACGCACCCGCGACCGCGACGGCGGGGCTCAGGTCAACATCGCGGTCGGGTACGGCGGCCGGCGTGAGATCGCCGACGCGGTCCGCTCGCTGCTGGTGGAGCACGCGGCGAGCGGCGGCACGATCGAGGAGCTGGCCACCTCGCTCGACGTCGACCACATCTCCGAGCACCTCTACACGAAGGGGCTGCCGGACCCGGATCTGATCATCCGGACCAGCGGCGAGCAGCGGCTCTCCGGTTTCATGCTCTGGCAGAGCGCGCACTCGGAGTTCTACTTCTGCGAGCTGAACTGGCCCGACTTCCGCAAGGTCGACTTCCTGCGTGCCCTGCGCTCCTACGCCACCCGCCAGCGCCGCTTCGGCACCTGA
- a CDS encoding NAD-dependent epimerase/dehydratase family protein: MALHVIVGAGPVGTATARLLAERGERVRMMTRRGTGPEHPAIERVAADAADADRLAALTEGADALYNCANPEYHTWQTDWPPLAAALLTAAERSGAVLATVGNLYGYGRVDAPMTEATPLAATGVKGRVRNRMWADALDAHRAGRARITEVRGSDYIGLGGKSLPMMVLPKVLAGRRVFLPVAWDAPHTWTYVGDVARTLVAAATDPRAWGRAWHVPSAPPMSMRALADRAAERAGAPAPRLTRMPHPVLWLGGLADPFAREMRETAHQFARPFVMDSTAASETFGIEGTPLDRVVDEMVTGLRAAAPAAAR; the protein is encoded by the coding sequence ATGGCACTGCACGTGATCGTCGGCGCCGGTCCCGTCGGCACCGCCACCGCCCGCCTCCTCGCCGAGCGCGGCGAGCGCGTGCGCATGATGACCCGGCGCGGCACCGGCCCCGAGCACCCGGCGATCGAGCGGGTGGCCGCTGACGCCGCCGACGCGGACCGGCTCGCCGCGCTCACCGAGGGCGCAGACGCGCTCTACAACTGCGCCAACCCGGAGTACCACACGTGGCAGACGGACTGGCCGCCGCTCGCAGCCGCCCTGCTCACCGCCGCCGAGCGCAGCGGCGCCGTGCTCGCCACAGTCGGCAACCTCTACGGGTACGGCCGGGTCGACGCACCGATGACCGAGGCCACCCCGCTCGCCGCCACCGGCGTCAAGGGCCGGGTCCGCAACCGGATGTGGGCCGACGCCCTGGACGCCCACCGCGCCGGCCGGGCCCGGATCACCGAGGTACGCGGATCCGACTACATCGGCCTCGGCGGCAAGTCGCTGCCCATGATGGTGCTGCCCAAGGTGCTCGCCGGGCGGCGGGTGTTCCTGCCGGTCGCCTGGGACGCGCCGCACACCTGGACGTACGTGGGAGACGTCGCCCGTACCCTCGTGGCCGCCGCCACCGACCCGCGGGCCTGGGGACGGGCCTGGCACGTGCCGAGCGCGCCCCCGATGTCCATGCGGGCGCTCGCCGACCGGGCGGCGGAGCGGGCCGGGGCGCCGGCACCCCGGCTGACCCGGATGCCCCACCCGGTGCTCTGGCTCGGTGGCCTGGCCGACCCGTTCGCCCGGGAGATGCGGGAGACCGCGCACCAGTTCGCCCGGCCGTTCGTGATGGACTCCACCGCCGCCAGCGAGACGTTCGGGATCGAGGGAACGCCGCTGGACCGGGTCGTCGACGAGATGGTCACCGGCCTGCGCGCCGCCGCGCCCGCCGCCGCCCGTTAG
- a CDS encoding XRE family transcriptional regulator, with the protein MTETTNARKIAFATFVRRALDDARALRAWSGTEVSRRTGVSRQTINRWVRGDWASDPEAERVVAFCEGLGLDPAAAFTALGWDRAAGPRTAPTPPPMDPDVEALLRRLVDPSVSDAEKFHIRETIRYLAYRPTLPGGVRNRGKQAG; encoded by the coding sequence GTGACCGAGACGACCAACGCACGGAAGATCGCGTTCGCCACCTTCGTCCGGCGCGCGCTCGACGACGCCCGCGCGCTGCGGGCCTGGAGCGGCACCGAGGTCTCCCGGCGCACCGGCGTCTCCCGCCAGACCATCAACCGATGGGTACGCGGCGACTGGGCCAGCGACCCCGAGGCGGAACGGGTGGTCGCCTTCTGCGAAGGGCTGGGCCTCGACCCGGCAGCCGCGTTCACCGCACTCGGCTGGGACCGGGCCGCCGGGCCGCGTACCGCGCCGACACCGCCCCCGATGGATCCGGACGTGGAGGCGCTGCTGCGCCGGCTGGTCGACCCGAGCGTGTCCGACGCGGAGAAGTTCCACATTCGAGAAACCATTCGTTACCTCGCATACCGCCCAACCTTGCCGGGCGGTGTCCGAAATAGGGGTAAACAGGCCGGGTAG
- a CDS encoding TetR/AcrR family transcriptional regulator, producing MVAPSLRARVRAGMIEEIKTVARRHLDTDGANLSLRAVARDLGMVSSAIYRYFPSRDDLLTALILEAYDALGDAVEAADAGADPADLRGRWLAVCRAARAWALAHPAEYALLYGSPVPGYAAPDETVAPAQRPPVTLIGILRDGLAAGRLAPPGEELPEPLRGDVTELVEQIGMDVPPALLARGMAGWTQLFGLISFELFGRINRALPHRDEYFDHQIGLMADLIGLP from the coding sequence ATGGTCGCTCCCTCGCTCCGCGCCCGGGTCCGCGCCGGGATGATCGAAGAGATCAAGACGGTGGCCCGCCGACACCTGGACACCGACGGCGCGAACCTCTCCCTGCGCGCGGTGGCCCGCGACCTCGGCATGGTCTCCTCGGCGATCTACCGCTACTTCCCCAGCCGCGACGACCTGCTCACCGCGCTGATCCTCGAGGCGTACGACGCGCTCGGCGACGCGGTGGAGGCGGCCGACGCCGGCGCCGACCCGGCCGACCTGCGCGGACGCTGGCTCGCCGTCTGCCGGGCCGCCCGCGCCTGGGCGCTGGCCCACCCCGCCGAGTACGCGCTGCTCTACGGCAGCCCGGTGCCCGGGTACGCCGCCCCCGACGAGACGGTCGCGCCGGCCCAGCGCCCACCGGTGACCCTGATCGGCATCCTGCGCGACGGACTGGCCGCCGGCCGGCTCGCCCCGCCCGGCGAGGAACTGCCCGAGCCGCTACGCGGCGACGTGACCGAACTGGTCGAGCAGATCGGCATGGACGTGCCACCCGCGCTGCTGGCCCGCGGCATGGCCGGCTGGACCCAGCTGTTCGGGCTGATCAGCTTCGAGCTGTTCGGCCGGATCAACCGGGCGCTGCCGCACCGCGACGAGTACTTCGACCACCAGATCGGCCTGATGGCGGACCTCATCGGCCTGCCCTGA
- a CDS encoding DUF4245 family protein: MEAAQPADRTPTDATPPEGQPPVRPDGGPTPPEGQPALVADRGEPAAVADTPAPPAGKEKARSERSPKDMALSLLILLVPIALLLAFYRGFLGGDSPVTVDPAPALEQARSANVFPVSEPTGLGDDWRTVNARFRTEADGSTLRIGYVTPEGRGAQLVESNVPAEKLLSAELTEGQPQGAADLPDGLSWQRYTARGNEQALVLLEPDRTVIVVGDAGETELRKLAASLR, encoded by the coding sequence GTGGAAGCCGCGCAGCCTGCCGACCGCACACCGACCGACGCCACCCCGCCGGAGGGACAGCCGCCGGTCCGACCGGACGGCGGCCCGACCCCGCCCGAGGGGCAGCCCGCGCTCGTCGCGGACCGGGGCGAGCCGGCCGCCGTGGCGGACACCCCCGCGCCGCCCGCCGGCAAGGAGAAGGCCCGGTCCGAGCGGTCGCCGAAGGACATGGCGCTGTCCCTGCTGATCCTGCTGGTCCCGATCGCGCTGCTGCTCGCCTTCTACCGGGGCTTCCTCGGCGGTGACTCGCCGGTGACCGTCGACCCGGCGCCCGCGCTGGAGCAGGCCCGCTCCGCGAACGTGTTCCCGGTCAGCGAACCGACCGGGCTGGGTGACGACTGGCGTACGGTGAACGCCCGCTTCCGCACCGAGGCGGACGGTTCGACGCTGCGGATCGGGTACGTGACCCCGGAGGGCCGGGGCGCGCAGCTCGTGGAGAGCAACGTCCCGGCGGAGAAGCTGCTGTCCGCGGAGCTGACCGAGGGGCAGCCGCAGGGCGCGGCCGACCTGCCCGACGGGCTGAGCTGGCAGCGCTACACGGCGCGCGGCAACGAGCAGGCACTCGTCCTGCTGGAGCCGGACCGCACCGTGATCGTGGTCGGTGACGCGGGCGAGACGGAGCTGCGCAAGCTCGCCGCGTCGCTGCGCTGA
- the otsB gene encoding trehalose-phosphatase, with translation MPPLNLGNQQPKTPLNAEHAWRATAARAGDVVLFFDFDGTLAPVDDDPTAVRPAPNVLTALEALAPHVRRIAIVSARPVDFLRDHLGGLAGIDLYGLYGLEHSHSGGETVTEPAALPWVPTMSELAEQARAELPPGALVEYKRLSVALHWRTAPQLGGLVQEWGRAQAERLGLRAQPGRMVLELKPPVDRDKGMVIGETVRDAGGAWYFGDDVSDIKAFAALRARAADDPDFIGVCVAVANPETGHEVADAADLTLDSPAALADFLTAALPHLR, from the coding sequence GTGCCGCCGTTGAATCTGGGCAACCAGCAGCCGAAGACCCCGCTGAACGCGGAGCACGCCTGGCGTGCGACCGCCGCCCGCGCGGGTGACGTCGTCCTCTTCTTCGACTTCGACGGCACCTTGGCGCCCGTCGACGACGACCCCACGGCCGTACGGCCCGCGCCCAACGTGCTCACCGCGCTGGAGGCGCTCGCCCCGCACGTCCGCCGGATCGCCATCGTCTCCGCCCGCCCGGTGGACTTCCTCCGCGACCACCTCGGCGGCCTCGCCGGCATCGACCTGTACGGGCTCTACGGCCTGGAGCACAGCCACTCCGGCGGTGAGACGGTCACCGAGCCGGCCGCCCTGCCGTGGGTGCCGACCATGTCCGAGCTGGCCGAGCAGGCCCGTGCTGAACTGCCGCCCGGCGCACTGGTCGAATACAAGCGGCTCTCCGTCGCGCTGCACTGGCGTACCGCCCCGCAGCTCGGCGGCCTGGTGCAGGAGTGGGGCCGGGCGCAGGCCGAGCGGCTGGGCCTGCGCGCCCAGCCGGGCCGGATGGTGCTGGAACTGAAGCCCCCAGTCGACCGGGACAAGGGCATGGTGATCGGCGAGACGGTCCGGGACGCCGGTGGCGCCTGGTACTTCGGTGACGACGTCTCCGACATCAAGGCGTTCGCCGCGCTGCGCGCCCGCGCCGCCGACGATCCCGACTTCATCGGTGTCTGCGTCGCGGTCGCCAACCCGGAGACGGGTCACGAGGTGGCCGACGCCGCCGACCTGACGCTGGACTCCCCCGCGGCCCTGGCCGACTTCCTCACCGCCGCCCTCCCCCACCTCCGCTGA
- a CDS encoding NAD(P)/FAD-dependent oxidoreductase, protein MREVDVAVIGAGPAGLFAAYYAGFRGLSVAVIDALPEPGGQVTAMYPEKLILDVAGFPAIKGRELVANLVAQAAPFHPDYVLGVRAEKLSYLDGRPVLGLAGGEQFSCGAVVVTGGLGSFTPRPLPVAESFTGGGIVYFVPQPAELTDRHVLIVGGGDSAFDWAATLAPLARSVTLVHRRDRFRAHAATIERVRALPVRIVVNAEVSRLYGEETVTGAELTVRGGEVETLPVDTVVAALGFTADLGPLAEWGLNIDRRHIVVDSAMATNLPRVFAAGDITEYPGKVRLIATGFGEAATAVNNAAVVIDPTAHLFPGHSSDGT, encoded by the coding sequence ATGCGCGAGGTCGATGTCGCCGTGATCGGGGCCGGTCCTGCCGGGCTCTTCGCCGCCTACTACGCCGGTTTCCGCGGACTCTCCGTGGCCGTGATCGACGCGCTGCCCGAGCCGGGCGGCCAGGTCACCGCGATGTACCCGGAGAAGCTGATCCTCGACGTCGCCGGCTTCCCCGCGATCAAGGGCCGCGAGCTGGTCGCGAACCTGGTCGCCCAGGCGGCGCCGTTCCACCCCGACTACGTGCTCGGCGTACGCGCGGAGAAGCTGTCCTACCTCGACGGCCGGCCGGTGCTGGGCCTTGCGGGCGGCGAGCAGTTCAGCTGCGGCGCGGTGGTGGTCACCGGCGGGCTCGGCAGCTTCACGCCCCGGCCGCTGCCGGTCGCGGAGAGCTTCACCGGCGGCGGCATCGTCTACTTCGTGCCGCAGCCGGCGGAGCTGACCGACCGGCACGTGCTCATCGTCGGCGGCGGCGACTCGGCGTTCGACTGGGCCGCCACGCTCGCCCCGCTGGCCCGGTCGGTGACGCTCGTGCACCGACGCGACCGCTTCCGGGCACACGCCGCCACCATCGAGCGCGTCCGCGCGCTGCCGGTGCGGATCGTCGTCAACGCCGAGGTGAGCCGACTGTACGGCGAGGAGACCGTCACCGGCGCCGAGCTGACCGTACGCGGCGGCGAGGTGGAGACGCTGCCGGTGGACACGGTGGTGGCCGCGCTCGGCTTCACCGCCGACCTCGGCCCGCTCGCCGAGTGGGGGCTGAACATCGACCGGCGGCACATCGTGGTGGACAGCGCGATGGCCACCAACCTGCCCCGTGTGTTCGCCGCCGGCGACATCACCGAATATCCGGGCAAGGTCCGCCTGATCGCCACCGGCTTCGGCGAGGCCGCCACGGCTGTGAACAACGCGGCTGTCGTCATCGACCCGACCGCGCACCTGTTCCCCGGTCACTCCTCCGACGGCACCTGA
- a CDS encoding DMT family transporter: MSTGRRVAGVGLATASGVMVAVQSRINGELGVRLADGIAAAVVSFGVGLLILLVLVPATPGGRRGLAALRGALRAGSLRPWQCLGGVCGAFLVATQGLTIGALGVAVFTVAVVAGQSGSSLLVDRAGIGPAGRQPVTPNRLIGAVLTVLAVLLAVGDRLGDPQALALALLPLAAGVGIAWQQAVNGRVRAAAGSAMTATLVNFTVGTAALLVTFAVDLAVRGRPAGAFPDEPWLYLGGPLGIVFIALAAALVRFTGVLLLGLATIAGQIVGAVLLDLVLPTAASHPGLDTLLGAALTMVAVLVAAFGPARRP, encoded by the coding sequence CTGTCGACCGGGCGACGTGTCGCCGGTGTCGGGTTGGCCACCGCCTCGGGCGTGATGGTCGCCGTCCAGTCCCGGATCAACGGCGAGCTGGGCGTACGCCTGGCCGACGGGATCGCCGCCGCGGTGGTCTCGTTCGGTGTGGGTCTGCTGATCCTGCTGGTGCTGGTCCCCGCCACCCCCGGTGGACGGCGGGGACTGGCCGCCCTGCGGGGTGCGTTGCGCGCCGGCTCGCTGCGCCCGTGGCAGTGCCTGGGCGGCGTGTGCGGCGCGTTCCTGGTGGCGACGCAGGGGCTGACCATCGGCGCGCTCGGCGTGGCGGTCTTCACCGTCGCGGTGGTGGCCGGGCAGTCCGGCAGCAGCCTGCTCGTCGACCGGGCCGGCATCGGCCCGGCCGGCCGTCAGCCGGTCACCCCGAACCGGCTGATCGGTGCGGTGCTCACCGTGCTCGCCGTCCTGCTGGCGGTGGGCGACCGCCTCGGTGACCCGCAGGCGCTGGCGCTGGCCCTGCTGCCGCTGGCGGCCGGGGTGGGCATCGCCTGGCAGCAGGCGGTGAACGGGCGGGTCCGGGCGGCCGCGGGCAGCGCCATGACCGCCACGCTCGTGAACTTCACAGTCGGCACGGCGGCACTGCTCGTGACCTTCGCGGTGGACCTGGCGGTACGCGGCCGACCGGCCGGCGCGTTCCCGGACGAGCCGTGGCTCTACCTCGGCGGCCCGCTCGGCATCGTGTTCATCGCGCTGGCCGCCGCCCTCGTCCGGTTCACCGGGGTGCTGCTGCTCGGCCTGGCCACGATCGCCGGGCAGATCGTCGGCGCCGTGCTGCTGGACCTGGTGCTGCCGACCGCCGCCTCGCACCCCGGGCTGGACACGCTGCTCGGCGCGGCGCTGACCATGGTCGCCGTGCTCGTCGCCGCCTTCGGCCCGGCCCGCCGCCCCTAA
- a CDS encoding rhomboid family intramembrane serine protease: MTWPDSLRGGDPHRFGTDAFYAALGRAFVAMCAVVPVLFLIEALDVGLRLGLDYTAGIIPRRIQGLDGVFFSPFLHAGWNHLYSNSIPLILLGTFVLAAGTRRFLWSTGVIILVSGLGVWFTGSPNSVVVGASGVIFGYLGILLTRGVVERSWWNFAVGLLVGLLYGWQLLGILPTDERVSWQGHLFGLLGGVVAAILFRRRRDTDDADRLGSPRMTLP; encoded by the coding sequence GTGACCTGGCCCGACAGCCTCCGCGGCGGCGACCCTCACCGGTTCGGCACCGATGCGTTCTACGCGGCGCTCGGCCGCGCCTTCGTCGCCATGTGCGCGGTCGTGCCGGTGCTGTTCCTCATCGAGGCGCTCGACGTCGGCCTGCGGCTCGGCCTGGACTACACCGCCGGCATCATCCCGCGGCGGATCCAGGGCCTCGACGGCGTCTTCTTCTCACCGTTCCTGCACGCAGGCTGGAACCACCTCTACAGCAACAGCATCCCGCTGATCCTGCTGGGCACGTTCGTGCTCGCCGCGGGCACCCGCCGGTTCCTCTGGTCGACCGGGGTCATCATCCTGGTCAGCGGTCTGGGCGTCTGGTTCACCGGGTCGCCGAACTCGGTGGTGGTCGGCGCCAGCGGCGTGATCTTCGGCTACCTCGGCATCCTGCTCACCCGGGGCGTCGTCGAGCGGAGCTGGTGGAACTTCGCCGTCGGCCTGCTCGTCGGATTGCTCTACGGCTGGCAACTGCTCGGCATCCTCCCCACCGACGAGCGCGTCTCCTGGCAGGGCCACCTGTTCGGGCTGCTCGGCGGCGTCGTGGCGGCGATCCTGTTCCGCCGCCGCAGGGACACCGACGACGCCGACCGCCTCGGCTCACCGAGGATGACGCTGCCCTGA
- a CDS encoding transglycosylase SLT domain-containing protein encodes MSRLWSRFGARTAAVALLSVGVAGGFYLGEDRQTQQQGLTAQVGLEVDQAEYAYQRDRLSDHRVDSSRQRAAEYQAKLRAAAAAKEAAERAKKAEAAAATRKKERAAAEEEAEAKVKPYNGPIPSSCAEYSGNRKVGCAIMLDKGFGIDQFPCLDKLWTKESGWNPKASNSSSGAYGIPQAVPGSKMASVADDWKTNPATQITWGLGYIKGRYDTPCGAWQKSQSSGWY; translated from the coding sequence GTGAGTCGGCTCTGGAGCCGGTTCGGCGCCCGTACGGCCGCTGTCGCGCTGCTCTCCGTGGGCGTCGCCGGCGGCTTCTATCTGGGTGAGGATCGACAGACCCAGCAGCAGGGCCTGACCGCGCAGGTCGGCCTGGAGGTCGACCAGGCGGAGTACGCGTACCAGCGTGACCGGCTGTCCGACCACCGCGTGGACTCGTCCCGGCAGCGTGCCGCCGAGTACCAGGCGAAGCTGCGTGCCGCAGCGGCGGCGAAGGAGGCCGCCGAGCGGGCCAAGAAGGCCGAGGCGGCCGCCGCCACCCGCAAGAAGGAGCGGGCCGCGGCCGAGGAGGAGGCGGAGGCCAAGGTCAAGCCGTACAACGGCCCGATCCCGTCCTCGTGCGCGGAGTACAGCGGCAACCGGAAGGTCGGTTGCGCCATCATGCTCGACAAGGGCTTCGGCATCGACCAGTTCCCCTGTCTGGACAAGCTCTGGACCAAGGAGAGCGGCTGGAACCCGAAGGCTTCCAACAGCTCCTCCGGGGCGTACGGCATCCCGCAGGCCGTGCCGGGCAGCAAGATGGCCTCGGTGGCCGACGACTGGAAGACCAACCCGGCGACCCAGATCACGTGGGGGCTCGGCTACATCAAGGGCCGGTACGACACCCCCTGCGGCGCCTGGCAGAAGTCGCAGAGTTCGGGCTGGTACTGA
- the glpX gene encoding class II fructose-bisphosphatase: MTTTSTRTPQDLDRNLALDLVRVTEAAAMAAGRWVGRGDKEGGDGAAVDAMRKLINSIPMRGVVVIGEGEKDNAPMLFNGEEVGDGTGPEVDVAVDPIDGTTLMSKGMPNALAVLAVAERGAMFDPSAVFYMEKLAVGPMYADVVDINAGVAENINRIAKVKGTDAAEVTVCVLDRSRHDDLVKQIRRTGAGIRFISDGDIAGAIAAARGESDVDVLMGIGGTPEGITAACALKCMGGMMQAKLWPKDDDERRKALDAGHDLDRVLFTDDLVTGDNCFFVATGVTSGDLLRGVRYRSGGAYTQSIVMRSKSGTIRVIDSYHRLEKLALYSAVDFDGRPLAEQE; this comes from the coding sequence ATGACAACCACCAGTACGCGGACGCCCCAGGATCTCGACCGCAACCTCGCCCTCGATCTGGTCCGGGTGACCGAGGCCGCGGCGATGGCCGCCGGCCGCTGGGTCGGCCGGGGCGACAAGGAGGGCGGCGACGGCGCAGCGGTCGACGCCATGCGCAAGCTGATCAACTCGATTCCGATGCGCGGCGTCGTGGTGATCGGCGAGGGCGAGAAGGACAACGCCCCGATGCTGTTCAACGGCGAGGAGGTCGGCGACGGGACCGGCCCCGAGGTGGACGTGGCGGTCGACCCGATCGACGGCACCACGCTGATGAGCAAGGGCATGCCGAACGCGCTGGCGGTGCTCGCGGTGGCCGAGCGCGGCGCGATGTTCGACCCGAGCGCGGTCTTCTACATGGAGAAGCTGGCGGTCGGCCCGATGTACGCCGACGTGGTGGACATCAACGCCGGCGTGGCCGAGAACATCAACCGGATCGCCAAGGTCAAGGGCACCGACGCCGCCGAGGTGACCGTGTGCGTGCTGGACCGGTCACGTCACGACGACCTGGTCAAGCAGATCCGGCGTACCGGCGCGGGGATCCGGTTCATCTCCGACGGCGACATCGCCGGTGCCATCGCGGCGGCCCGCGGCGAGTCGGACGTGGACGTGCTGATGGGCATCGGCGGGACCCCGGAGGGCATCACCGCCGCCTGCGCGCTCAAGTGCATGGGCGGCATGATGCAGGCCAAGCTCTGGCCGAAGGACGACGACGAGCGCCGCAAGGCGCTGGACGCCGGGCACGACCTGGACCGGGTACTGTTCACCGACGACCTGGTCACCGGCGACAACTGCTTCTTCGTGGCCACCGGCGTCACCTCCGGCGACCTGCTGCGCGGCGTGCGCTACCGCTCGGGCGGGGCGTACACGCAGTCGATCGTGATGCGTTCCAAGAGCGGCACGATCCGGGTGATCGACTCGTACCACCGTCTGGAGAAGCTCGCCCTCTACTCGGCCGTCGACTTCGACGGCCGCCCGCTGGCCGAGCAGGAGTGA